The following proteins are co-located in the Candidatus Thermoplasmatota archaeon genome:
- a CDS encoding sulfotransferase: protein MKKITWKIVGILLEIYWPLQRVHNFFLSLVKDRSDTKIFCIGGPKTGTTSLHKALKILGYKSARMFDWPTYQKYGEEKYIEEIKKSSYDAFVDYPFGDKEFYKKIDLHFPESKFILTVRDTESLKKSYYNFYKNSQISERMLKNLSEKMKFLEKRNEEIINYFRDKPSRLLVMNITGGDGWEKLCNFLDKPIPNKLFPHKNKGNYREIDFK from the coding sequence ATGAAGAAAATAACCTGGAAGATCGTAGGTATCCTACTTGAAATATACTGGCCCTTGCAGAGGGTACATAATTTTTTTCTTTCTTTAGTAAAAGACAGAAGTGACACTAAAATTTTTTGCATAGGCGGCCCTAAAACTGGTACAACATCTTTACATAAAGCATTAAAAATTCTTGGTTACAAATCAGCTAGGATGTTTGATTGGCCGACTTATCAGAAATATGGGGAGGAAAAATACATCGAGGAAATAAAAAAAAGTAGCTACGACGCATTTGTTGATTATCCATTTGGGGATAAAGAGTTCTATAAAAAAATCGATTTACATTTCCCAGAGAGTAAATTCATTTTAACAGTAAGAGACACTGAATCTCTAAAAAAGAGTTATTATAATTTTTACAAAAATTCTCAGATTTCTGAAAGAATGCTTAAAAATTTATCAGAAAAAATGAAATTTCTTGAAAAGAGAAACGAAGAAATAATAAATTATTTTAGGGACAAGCCATCTAGGCTTTTAGTCATGAATATAACTGGTGGAGACGGCTGGGAAAAACTATGTAATTTTTTAGATAAACCAATCCCAAATAAATTATTTCCACATAAAAACAAAGGCAACTACCGAGAGATAGATTTTAAGTAA
- a CDS encoding CBS domain-containing protein, which produces MKVKDIMTKDVVYVDKDESLSRVLELMKKYDITKIPVVENKKLIGIITDNLIAYKLGSIRKRGIPASRLHASSVTEKKYKTISPETYVKDILETVGEPGPTMLPVVEKDNRLVGVLTKADLLHLVNSKKPLHSIMQKNLHLVSPDDRVIHARRIMIEKDVARLPVAHNGRLVGIISDIEIAFALADLKKSYSLGRQKHQLDELLVEDVMRTPVIWAEPHISALDAARIMIDKNIGALPLLEKEKIVGIVTRTDLLKTISI; this is translated from the coding sequence CGTTGATAAAGACGAAAGCCTATCACGCGTTCTTGAACTCATGAAAAAATATGATATAACAAAAATACCTGTGGTAGAAAACAAAAAACTAATAGGAATTATAACTGATAACTTGATAGCCTATAAACTTGGTTCTATAAGAAAAAGAGGGATCCCTGCTTCACGTTTACATGCATCATCTGTCACCGAAAAAAAATACAAAACCATCTCCCCTGAAACATATGTGAAGGATATACTAGAAACAGTTGGTGAACCTGGACCCACCATGTTACCAGTGGTAGAAAAAGACAACAGGCTAGTAGGTGTTCTCACAAAAGCAGATCTCCTTCATCTAGTGAATAGTAAAAAACCGCTTCATTCAATCATGCAAAAAAACCTGCATCTTGTTTCACCAGATGACCGCGTAATACACGCTAGAAGAATCATGATAGAAAAAGATGTCGCCCGTCTACCAGTTGCACATAATGGTAGACTAGTCGGTATCATATCTGATATCGAGATTGCTTTTGCCCTTGCTGATCTAAAAAAATCTTATTCACTTGGTAGACAGAAACATCAGCTAGACGAGTTACTAGTAGAAGATGTTATGAGAACACCAGTGATATGGGCTGAGCCACACATAAGCGCTTTAGATGCAGCTAGGATAATGATAGATAAAAACATAGGTGCTCTGCCACTACTAGAAAAAGAAAAAATAGTCGGCATCGTAACAAGAACTGACCTGTTAAAAACCATCTCCATATAA